Within the Maribacter sp. BPC-D8 genome, the region TCATAAGTGGTATAGTTTATTTTCAACAAATTCACCAAACGAAGTTCGCTTTTAAGGTCTTCTATAATACCCATTTTCACTCCCACATCTGCTTTAATAGAAACTGTTGCCACACTTTTTAAATGCTCTGGCATTGATGATAATGCTTGCAAGGCATAATCGCCGACTTCATCTACGGTAATAAATTTATTATCCATTTGAATTCTGGGTTCATCGCCTAAATTGGTCTTGGCTTCAGCAGTAGGCTTACCCACATAAATTTCTATAACTCGGTCTTTCTTATCCAATTTTTCAGTTTCAGTTGCGGTTGGCAAAGTATTCTCTACCAATAAGTTTTGGTTCTTCATAACGGTAACCGTCATAAAGAAAAAGAGCAGTATAAAAACGATATCAGGTAATGATGCTGTTGATACGGGCGGCAAGCTTTTACTAGATCGATACTTGTTGAATTTTATCATGGTCTTAGTTATTTACGGTTTCTGGTTCTAGAATTTTCTGCGGATAAAGTGCTCTTATAATTTCAAGACGTTCTTTTAATTGCACTTTTTGGTCCTCACTAATCTCTTCATTATAATAATCAGAATAAATAGTTTCATAAGGGGTATCGAACAATCGTAAGCTTTCTCTATTACGCAAGTCGTTATAAGCTGCAATCACTTCATTTTGTACAGCTACATAAACCGGATAGCTTGTATTTCGTTGTGCCTTTATAGAAATGATGGCTTTTTCAGGATTTTCAGATGAATCTGTCAACCTATTTCCTTTACAATAATTGCAATACCCTTCTTCTTGCATTAAAAACCCGCCGTTATCGATAAATGCAATTACTTTCTCTCGAAGATTTTTAGAATCTATAACATCACCTTCTGCCATTATTAAGTCAGCGTCATTTATACTAATTTCAAAAAGGTTTCGCTCTTTGATATCG harbors:
- a CDS encoding ExbD/TolR family protein, which gives rise to MKNHRSPQEVNAGSMADIAFLLLIFFLVTTSIENDAGLNRIMPPENNDVIVDIKERNLFEISINDADLIMAEGDVIDSKNLREKVIAFIDNGGFLMQEEGYCNYCKGNRLTDSSENPEKAIISIKAQRNTSYPVYVAVQNEVIAAYNDLRNRESLRLFDTPYETIYSDYYNEEISEDQKVQLKERLEIIRALYPQKILEPETVNN
- a CDS encoding ExbD/TolR family protein, coding for MIKFNKYRSSKSLPPVSTASLPDIVFILLFFFMTVTVMKNQNLLVENTLPTATETEKLDKKDRVIEIYVGKPTAEAKTNLGDEPRIQMDNKFITVDEVGDYALQALSSMPEHLKSVATVSIKADVGVKMGIIEDLKSELRLVNLLKINYTTYEGAAVDNL